From a region of the Castor canadensis chromosome 7, mCasCan1.hap1v2, whole genome shotgun sequence genome:
- the Emx2 gene encoding homeobox protein EMX2 isoform X2, with amino-acid sequence MFQPAPKRCFTIESLVAKDSPLPASRSEDPIRPAALSYANSSPINPFLNGFHSAAAAAAAGRGVYSNPDLVFAEAVSHPPNPAVPVHPVPPPHALAAHPLPSSHSPHPLFASQQRDPSTFYPWLIHRYRYLGHRFQGKSMVSEPEDEVQKAEAGGRRLRFATKEKRDTPY; translated from the exons ATGTTTCAGCCGGCGCCCAAGCGCTGCTTCACCATCGAGTCGCTGGTGGCCAAGGACAGTCCCCTGCCCGCCTCGCGCTCCGAGGACCCCATTCGTCCCGCGGCGCTCAGCTACGCCAACTCCAGCCCCATAAATCCGTTCCTCAACGGCTTCCActcggccgccgccgccgccgccgcgggcaGGGGCGTCTACTCCAACCCGGACTTGGTGTTCGCCGAGGCGGTCTCGCACCCGCCCAACCCTGCCGTGCCAGTGCACCCGGTGCCGCCGCCGCACGCCTTGGCCGCCCACCCCCTGCCCTCCTCGCACTCGCCACACCCCCTCTTCGCCTCGCAGCAGCGGGACCCGTCCACCTTCTACCCCTGGCTCATCCACCGCTACAGATATCTGGGTCATCGCTTCCAAG GTAAAAGTATGGTTTCAGAACCGGAGGACGAAGTTCAAAAGGCagaagctggaggaagaaggCTCAGATtcgcaacaaaagaaaaaagggacaCACCATATTAA
- the Emx2 gene encoding homeobox protein EMX2 isoform X1 — protein MFQPAPKRCFTIESLVAKDSPLPASRSEDPIRPAALSYANSSPINPFLNGFHSAAAAAAAGRGVYSNPDLVFAEAVSHPPNPAVPVHPVPPPHALAAHPLPSSHSPHPLFASQQRDPSTFYPWLIHRYRYLGHRFQGNDTSPESFLLHNALARKPKRIRTAFSPSQLLRLEHAFEKNHYVVGAERKQLAHSLSLTETQVKVWFQNRRTKFKRQKLEEEGSDSQQKKKGTHHINRWRIATKQASPEEIDVTSDD, from the exons ATGTTTCAGCCGGCGCCCAAGCGCTGCTTCACCATCGAGTCGCTGGTGGCCAAGGACAGTCCCCTGCCCGCCTCGCGCTCCGAGGACCCCATTCGTCCCGCGGCGCTCAGCTACGCCAACTCCAGCCCCATAAATCCGTTCCTCAACGGCTTCCActcggccgccgccgccgccgccgcgggcaGGGGCGTCTACTCCAACCCGGACTTGGTGTTCGCCGAGGCGGTCTCGCACCCGCCCAACCCTGCCGTGCCAGTGCACCCGGTGCCGCCGCCGCACGCCTTGGCCGCCCACCCCCTGCCCTCCTCGCACTCGCCACACCCCCTCTTCGCCTCGCAGCAGCGGGACCCGTCCACCTTCTACCCCTGGCTCATCCACCGCTACAGATATCTGGGTCATCGCTTCCAAG GGAACGACACAAGCCCCGAGAGTTTTCTTTTGCACAACGCGCTGGCCCGAAAGCCCAAGCGGATCCGAACCGCCTTCTCGCCATCCCAGCTTCTAAGGCTGGAACACGCCTTTGAGAAGAATCACTACGTGGTGGGCGCGGAAAGGAAGCAGTTGGCTCACAGCCTCAGCCTTACGGAAACTCAG GTAAAAGTATGGTTTCAGAACCGGAGGACGAAGTTCAAAAGGCagaagctggaggaagaaggCTCAGATtcgcaacaaaagaaaaaagggacaCACCATATTAACCGGTGGAGAATTGCCACTAAGCAGGCGAGTCCGGAGGAAATAGACGTGACCTCAGATGATTAA